The stretch of DNA GGTGGCAGCCACGGCGAGGGCGAGCAGCCAGTGCAGCCAGCCTGGCAGACGAGCGCTGAGGCGGGCGAGGGCGTTCACGGCGCCCCCCCGTCGCTCAGGGGCCCGCCCGCGGCCCGCCAGGCGGCGAGACCGCCATCGAGCAGCGAGAGCTGCGTGTAGCCGCGCGCGGCGAGCTGGCCGGCCACCGCGGCCGTGGCCTGCAGGCCGTCCCCGTAGAGGACGATCGGGTCCTCGGGGGCGATGAAGTCGATGACCGCGGCCAGCTCGTCGGCGAAGCCCGCGGACGTGATGGCGAGCGCGCCGGGGATGCGCGGCGCGTCCGCCGCCAGGCCCGCCCGCGTGTCGACGAAGAGGTGGCTGCCGGCCTCGTAGCGCGCGAGCGCCGCCTCGGCGCCGATGAGCGGTTGCTTGCGCTCGAACTCGTAGACGCTGCGTTCGGCAGCCAGAGGCAGGCGCGGCGGGCGCAGCGCCCAGCTCGCGGCAGCGGCGACCAGGGTCAGGGCGACGAGGAGGCCCGCCTCGGCGAGGGTGCGGGAGCAAGCCCCGCCCGCCGCAAGCCTGCCGCTCATTCGCGCAGGAGGTAGAGGAGGTCCACGAGCAGCTCGGGCTCCTCCGGCCGGTTGGTGAAGATGTGCAGGCCGCCCTTGACGCGCCCCTGCGCGGCCTTGGCCAGCGAGTCGTCGGCGGCGACGGCCGTGCCCGACACGCGCAGCCTGGCCTCGCCCTGGCTGCCGTCGGCGAGGATCTCGACCTGGAGGCCCGGCAGGTCGACCTTGGCCTCCGTGACCCGGAAGGCGAAGCCCGGCGTCGGCGTCCGGACGGCGATCTCCTTGCTCAGCGCCTGACCCGGCAGCACGTAGCGGAAGTTCAGCCGGTCGGGGGCCGTCTCGAGGTCCCCGAGCACGGTGCCGCTCAGGGTGAAGTCG from bacterium encodes:
- a CDS encoding rhodanese-like domain-containing protein, translated to MSGRLAAGGACSRTLAEAGLLVALTLVAAAASWALRPPRLPLAAERSVYEFERKQPLIGAEAALARYEAGSHLFVDTRAGLAADAPRIPGALAITSAGFADELAAVIDFIAPEDPIVLYGDGLQATAAVAGQLAARGYTQLSLLDGGLAAWRAAGGPLSDGGAP